In Ascaphus truei isolate aAscTru1 chromosome 21, aAscTru1.hap1, whole genome shotgun sequence, one DNA window encodes the following:
- the AJM1 gene encoding apical junction component 1 homolog, whose product MTRTDPPDILVSTVYQDIKVTPNTDSQSRQPTTRCDGFMSNPTERHQQPFNKRHCRSFDFLETLDDHLTNTTNMDPSQRGRQRRAGTPEPSTQSVGRKVPVRSDTKYTSQGVDTSKEPAKEPRRRPRSKSAPRVKTAFTPVPIQMASSQSPPPIARRGREVLRASREPQKSVASPKREVSYAPTKVLMNEVHPIKLQPQRNSASRISPLCVSNNCMEDAHGVKPNCSPHVRCRMDIKPDDAVLQHAAHSSRTCQTWGEVPHCTRQPGTPRSLAVPSGRLISVSRTPTPSDSYSGDHRITHFPCNPGGEVYAPDLRGIPYQSVASPRDFTQYTNRDCGQYGSPSVPTSFFYTEEDANFSPNMRRGCVTYPRPFPDHGVPTHSYYPEESPSGPARTYYIEEPRPYPIQEAPLRTFYGEDPRFYPPRGVPAKPHYGEDPRAFPLQSASSKLFFAEDIAKYSEREALSRTYPYPRTSQPLQFSEWYVPDQGPMSYPTVQVSPFPSQSPGREAMLSSWHASYSMNQQRLGTDTRSYSRSWDNILNPGGRKEDPLSRGRSYENLLCRERRALSPDDRRQPVVVNLSCSPKRYAALSLSENSIVEKVHTDSGGGRYTMGRSWFVTPEITITDNDLRGNGVGRGERRSASWDMLDPGVSPPTYPAHASYPAKEKMPSRSSRHRSLEQLDELIADLVIDYKPPSSRRPSETDALADQLRKLIKEDMIGLPRKNDPQGQLAHLLQSRPLKEQPTPTFPESQRGQRRGAFPEVMVTSPHRPPEDCSPDLSADEDDLLTCSNAKCQRTETMFNACLYFKSCHSCYTYYCSRNCRREDWDIHKESCIYGRMGSVCRHVLKFCRENTEVHKAFSRIAKVGYLSRGRGVLFLGFPNPGSADNFLQLGLEGLLMSPTYLSLRELESYSDNLGEHAKELQMAGSQYDPEECFLLNVTVAGGQGGPDRLSARAHHIPTIRKYAKIALASSSPERKITKKEKDMETLILTPPPGTADLDKEGEEGRKAREVCFIHIQRELRIRGVFLRHEYPKIYQQLCEFVENNKRFTPTTIYPIDRRTGKQFMCMIMAASEPRTLDWVASPNLLDDIM is encoded by the coding sequence ATGACACGAACCGACCCGCCTGACATACTAGTGTCAACGGTTTATCAAGACATTAAGGTGACTCCAAACACCGATTCTCAAAGCCGTCAACCCACTACACGATGTGACGGCTTCATGTCCAACCCCACAGAGCGACACCAGCAACCATTCAACAAGAGACACTGCCGCAGCTTTGACTTTCTTGAGACCTTAGATGACCACTTAACCAACACTACAAACATGGATCCATCCCAGCGTGGGCGTCAGAGGCGCGcgggaacccctgagccttctACTCAGTCTGTGGGCAGGAAGGTCCCTGTCAGATCAGACACAAAATACACGTCTCAGGGGGTAGACACCTCCAAGGAACCAGCCAAAGAGCCAAGGAGAAGACCAAGGTCaaaaagcgcaccaagggtcaaaaCTGCTTTCACCCCAGTCCCCATACAAATGGCTTCTTCTCAGTCACCTCCACCAATTGCCAGAAGGGGTAGAGAGGTCCTTCGGGCCTCCCGAGAACCTCAGAAATCTGTGGCCTCTCCCAAAAGGGAGGTCAGCTATGCTCCCACGAAGGTATTAATGAATGAGGTACACCCCATAAAACTTCAGCCACAGCGCAACAGCGCGAGCCGCATTTCTCCCCTTTGCGTCAGCAACAACTGTATGGAGGACGCTCATGGTGTAAAacccaactgcagtcctcatgtCCGGTGCCGGATGGATATCAAACCAGACGATGCAGTTCTGCAGCATGCTGCACACAGTTCCAGGACCTGCCAGACCTGGGGGGAAGTGCCACATTGCACAAGGCAACCGGGCACACCTAGGAGCCTGGCTGTGCCAAGTGGAAGGCTGATATCTGTGTCTCGGACACCCACACCCAGTGACTCCTACAGTGGGGATCACAGGATCACACACTTTCCATGTAACCCAGGTGGCGAGGTGTACGCACCTGATCTCCGAGGTATCCCATACCAAAGCGTTGCTTCCCCAAGGGATTTCACacaatataccaatagggactgtGGGCAGTATGGCAGCCCCAGTGTCCCAACTTCATTCTTCTATACTGAGGAGGATGCTAACTTCAGCCCAAACATGAGACGGGGCTGTGTTACTTATCCTCGTCCATTTCCTGATCACGGAGTCCCTACACACTCATACTACCCAGAAGAATCCCCCAGTGGCCCAGCAAGGACGTATTACATTGAAGAGCCCAGACCTTACCCTATTCAGGAGGCCCCATTAAGGACGTTTTATGGAGAGGATCCACGTTTCTACCCGCCTCGTGGTGTCCCTGCCAAACCCCACTATGGGGAAGACCCTCGAGCTTTTCCACTACAGAGTGCTTCCTCCAAACTCTTCTTTGCTGAGGACATTGCAAAGTATTCAGAAAGGGAAGCACTCTCCAGAACATACCCGTACCCCAGGACCTCACAGCCCTTGCAGTTCAGTGAATGGTATGTTCCAGATCAGGGCCCAATGTCTTACCCAACCGTACAGgtgtctcccttcccctctcagtCTCCTGGGAGGGAGGCAATGCTTTCATCTTGGCATGCCTCTTACAGCATGAACCAACAGAGACTTGGGACAGACACCAGGTCCTACTCCAGGTCTTGGGACAATATTTTAAACCCCGGCGGGCGCAAAGAGGACCCACTATCACGGGGCCGCAGCTATGAGAACCTGTTGTGCCGTGAACGACGTGCCTTATCCCCTGATGACAGACGCCAGCCTGTGGTCGTTAATCTGTCCTGTTCTCCCAAGCGCTATGCTGCCCTCTCACTCTCAGAGAACTCTATTGTGGAGAAGGTGCATACGGACAGTGGAGGTGGAAGGTACACCATGGGTCGCTCATGGTTTGTCACCCCAGAGATAACCATCACAGACAATGACTTGAGAGGGAATGGGGTAGGAAGGGGTGAAAGGCGCTCAGCCAGCTGGGATATGCTAGACCCTGGAGTCTCGCCACCGACTTATCCAGCCCATGCCTCCTATCCTGCCAAAGAGAAGATGCCAAGCAGATCCTCCCGGCACCGCAGCCTGGAGCAACTTGATGAGCTAATTGCAGATCTGGTGATAGACTATAAGCCCCCATCGAGCCGCCGTCCCAGTGAAACAGATGCTCTGGCAGATCAGTTGAGGAAGTTGATAAAGGAGGACATGATAGGGCTCCCACGGAAAAATGACCCtcaagggcagctggcccacctgcTACAGAGTCGGCCCCTCAAGGAACAGCCAACCCCCACCTTCCCTGAATCCCAAAGGGGCCAGAGGAGGGGGGCTTTCCCTGAAGTGATGGTGACCAGCCCCCACAGGCCCCCAGAGGATTGCTCCCCGGATCTTAGTGCCGATGAGGATGATCTGTTGACCTGCTCCAATGCCAAGTGCCAACGCACAGAGACCATGTTCAACGCCTGCCTCTACTTCAAGTCCTGCCACAGCTGCTACACCTACTACTGCTCCCGCAACTGCCGTCGTGAGGACTGGGACATCCACAAAGAGAGCTGTATCTACGGCCGCATGGGCAGCGTCTGCCGACATGTGCTCAAGTTCTGCCGAGAGAACACTGAGGTTCACAAGGCCTTCTCCCGAATTGCCAAGGTGGGGTATCTCTCACGGGGGAGGGGAGTGCTCTTCCTCGGTTTCCCCAACCCAGGCTCTGCAGATAACTTCCTGCAGCTAGGGCTGGAGGGCCTGCTAATGTCTCCCACCTACCTGTCTTTAAGGGAGCTAGAGAGCTACTCGGACAACCTGGGAGAACATGCCAAGGAGCTGCAGATGGCCGGCAGCCAGTACGACCCTGAGGAATGTTTCCTGCTGAATGTAACTGTGGCGGGGGGTCAGGGAGGCCCTGATCGGCTCTCAGCCAGAGCCCACCACATCCCCACCATCCGCAAGTATGCCAAAATAGCCTTAGCGTCCTCCAGCCCGGAGAGGAAGATCACGAAAAAGGAGAAGGACATGGAGACCCTCATCCTGACTCCGCCGCCAGGCACAGCTGACCTGGacaaagagggggaggaggggaggaaggccAGAGAGGTCTGTTTTATCCACATCCAGAGAGAGCTGAGGATCAGGGGGGTCTTCCTCCGCCATGAATATCCTAAGATCTACCAGCAGCTGTGCGAGTTTGTGGAGAATAACAAGAGGTTCACGCCTACCACCATTTATCCCATAGATAGGAGGACTGGCAAGCAGTTCATGTGCATGATTATGGCAGCTTCAGAACCCAGGACCCTAGATTGGGTAGCCAGCCCCAACCTCTTGGATGACATCATGTGA